Part of the bacterium genome is shown below.
ACGCCGCTTGTGATCGTCACCGGCGGCCTCGGGCCGACGGACGACGACCGCACGCGCTTTGCCGCCGCGCGCGTTTTCGAAAAACCGATCGTCACGAGCAACCCGTCACTGGCTCGCCTGCGCGCGTTCTGGGAGGCGCGCGGGCGCGAGATGCCCGAGATCAACGTACGCCAGGCGCAATTCCCCGAGGGCGCGGAGGTTTGGCAAAACCCCGTCGGCACCGCGGACGGATTCCGGTGCGTCGGCGAGGCGGGCGAGGCGGTCTTTTTGCCCGGTGTGCCCGTCGAGCAAGAACGCATGACGGAAATGTACGTCCTGCCCTGGCTATCGTCGCACAACCCCTCGACGCACGTCGCAAGCCGCATGCTGCGCGTGTTCGGCGCCGCGGAGTCCGAGATCGGCGCGAAGCTCGCGGACTGGCCGACGCCCGAATCCGGCGTGATGCTGGTGTACGGCGCGAATTTTCCGGAGATCAAACTGACGCTCGCCGCGCGCGCCGACACGCAGGACGAGGCCGAGCGCCGCGTCGCGAAGGCGCGCGATCACCTTCGCTTCGTCCTCGGCGACAAAATCTATAGCGAGGACGGACGCGATCTGGCGGAGACCGTTGCGGATTTTCTGACCCGGACCGGCAAGACCGTCGCGACCGCGGAAAGCTGCACCGGCGGCATGATCGCCGCGGCGCTGACCGACATCCCCGGATCGTCGGCGTATTTCGTGGCAGGGTTTGTGACCTACGCGAACGCGGCGAAGATACGCGCGCTCGGCGTCAGCGCCGAAACGCTCGAGACGCATGGCGCCGTTTCGGAACAAACCGCGTGCCAGATGGCCGAAGGCGCCCGAGCCCGCGCGGGCGCCGACTTCGCGATCGCCGTCACCGGCATCGCCGGCCCCGGCGGCGGCTCGTCCGAAAAGCCCGTGGGCACCGTGCACATCGCCCTTGCCACACCAACCGAAACGCGCGCGTACGTGCGCAAGTTCCCCGGCCGCCGCGACTTCATCCGCAAGCTCGCGACCTTCTGGGCTCTCGATATTTTGAGGCGCGAAGTCATCACGCATCTTTGACCTGGGAACGCAGGCGGCCCGCCTGCTTCGTGTCCGTGCCTGATGGAATAGACTGGAAGGCTGAAAGACTGAAAGACTGGAAGGTCGTCGCAAAGGAGGCTGCGGACAGCAGACTGCGGGTCGCCCGCTTCGATCGCGCCCTGGAAGGGCGCTCCTACAACGCTCTATTCCCGACGCACCTGAAATACCGCCCCGACCCCTTGACGCGAACGGGCCGCTCCCCGGGACCGCAGGTGTCCTCACCTGCTTCGAAACGCGCGCCGAAAACACCCTCAATCAACATCCAACTCGCGCAATGACCCTTTCGCGCGTCTGCCCCGGCAGCGTGTAGCGTAGCGCGATCTCGACGCCGCCGAACGCCGCGGCATCCTCCGGCGTCGTCCAGAACCAAGCGGCGCCGCCGGCGCGAACGAGCCGCTTTGCGATCGGGACGATTTCGCCAAGCGGCGCCGCCGCGCGCGTGACGGCCGCGTCAAACGATTGCGCATCGACGCTCTCCGCTCGCTGTGACACGACCTCGAAATTCGCAATCGACAGCGTGCGGCGCACATGATTCAAAAACGCCGCCTTCTTCGCCACGCTCTCGATCGCGACGACGCGGATATCTTCCCTCGCGAGCGCGAGAATCACGCCGGGAAACCCACCCCCCGCGCCGATATCCGCCACGCGCGCGCCGTGTGGAAGGAGCGGCGCACCGATGAGCGAATCGAGCACGTGGCGAATCGCCAGTTCCTCCGCGCTCGCGACGCGGATGAGATTCGATCTCGCGTTCCACAGGAAAAGCTCGGCGACGAACGCGGCCAGGCGCGCGGCGTCGATCGCGGGCGCATCGAACGACGCGCGCGACCGAGCGTCGTCGAGCGCGGCGATAACGGCGGCGGGTTCGATCGGAGGCTGAGCTTTGGTCACGCGCTTATCGTAAACGCGTTTGCGTGCTCGGCGCAGCCGTTTTGATTTCGATGTCGTTTTCGAAGCAGGTGAGGACACCTGCGGTCCCGGGGAGAAGCCCGTTCGCGTCAAGGGGTCGGGGTGGTATTTCCGGTGCGCCGGGAAGACGCGGTTTGAACATCGCAGCCAAAGCAGGCGGGACGCCTGCGCTCCCGGACCTAAAGGGGCGGGACGCCTGCGCTCCCGGACCTAAACGGGCGGGCCGCCTGCGGTCCCGGGGGGCAGGCGCGCGGTGTGCGTCATGGACAAGATGGACATTATGGACATGATGGACGCGGTCGATTGGCCGCGCTTCCTTGACCCCGCGAACGCCCGCGCGCTACAAAGCCGCTTCCTTGAGCACGCCCATGAAACATCACGACCGAGCCTTCGATATCCCAAATCCGCGCGTCTTCGCGGCCGCGTTTGCCGCGGCGTTTTTCGCTTTGGCGCTTTTCGCCGCGCCGGCCGGGGCGCGCGAATTCATCGGTTGGAAGGCCGAGGTCGAATACAAGCTCGCCACCGGCGATTTTCCCGGCGCGATGACGCTTCTGAAGGCGCAGGAGCAATCCGGCGAGACGCTCGACGAGGACTATTACTTCCTGCTCGGCAAGGCATCGAGCGCGACGGGCAAGGTCGAGGAGGCGATAAAACATCTCGACAAGGCGCTTTCGATTGACCCGAAATATGCGGAGGCGCTTGGCCACAAGGCCGTGGTGATGCTGCAGTTGGGCAAGCCGAAGGACGCCGAGCGCATCGCCGGCGAGGCCATCGCAACCGCCCCGAGCGGCGAGCTTTATTACGCGCGCGGCGCGATCTACATGGCGCTGGGACGATACGACGACGCGATCCGCGACCTGGATTCCGCGATCGGCTACGAGCCGGAGAACTCGGAGTACCACATCGCGCGCGGCGAGGTACGCCTGCGCATCGGACGCGGCGAGGCGGCCGAAAAGGACTACGCCCGCGCGATCGAGCTGGATTCGGAAAACGCCAAGGCCTATCTCGGGCGAGGGGGCCTCGCGCTTGTGCGCAACGATCTGGCGAGCGCGCGGATCGACCTGGACCATTGCGTGCGCCTCGCGCCGAATTTTTCAAGCTGCTATCTGCGCCGGGGAAAAATGTTCCAGATGCGCGGCGAGACCGACCGCGGCCTCGCGGATTACGCGAAGGCCACCGAGCTTGCGCCCGATTCGAGCGAGGCGTGGTTCGAGCGCGCCATGGCCGAGCTTGAGCTTGGCCGCGCCAACGACGCGGAAAAATCGGCGCGCAAGATCGCCGCCGTCGAGCCGGGGCCTCGCGCGCAGAAGGTTCTCGGCATGGTGCTTTCCGCGCAAAACCGCGAAGCGGAAGCGCTTTTGGCCTTCGATGAGGCGATCAAGCACGACGATAAGGATTTCGAGACCTGGTATCTTCGCGGCGCGATCCACGCGATGGGCAAGCAATGGGACAAGGCCATCGCCGACTTTGACCGCTCCATCGCGCTTGAGGGCCGCTACCTCGATGCATGGGTCGCCAAGGCCGGCGTGTATCTGGCGCAGGATCAAAACGAAAAGGCGCTCGATATTTACAACGGCGCCATCGCCAAGGCGCCGAACAGCGCGCAACTCTATAAACTGCGCGCGGATCTGTACGACGCGATGGGGCGATACGAAGACAGCCTCGCGGACCTGAAACGCGCCAAGGAAATCGCCGCGCAAAAGCGCGAGTCGCGTTAGCGGAATTTGGACAAACGGCAGGGAGTGTGATGCGCATCGCGGACGAATTCGTCGCCGTTATCTTCGATGTGGACGGCGTCCTGGTGGATACGATGGGCTTTCACGTCGAGGCGTGGGTGCGCGCCGGCGAGGAACTCGGAATCGAGATCGACGAGCACGAGATCTACGAGCGCGAGGGCGAGCCCGGGTTGAAGACCGCCAAGGACATCATCAAAAGGGCAGGATTGATGTCGACGCGCGCGCGTGCCGAGACGCTGATTGCCAAAAAGGAAGAAAACTACAAGCGCCTGGCCGCAAAGCCGCGCCTGTTCCCGGGGGCGGAACCGGTTGTGCGCGCGCTTTTCGATCAGGGCCTCTTGACCGCGTTCGTTACCGGCACCAGCCGCCACGAAACGGAGTCCGTCTTGCCGACGTCGCTGATGTCGATGTTCCGCGCCTCCGTTTGCGGCGACGAGGTGACGCACGGCAAGCCGAACCCGGAGCCGTACATGAAGGGCATGCGCATCCTCGGCGTCGCCCCGCGCGAGACGCTCGTCATCGAAAACGCGCCGTTCGGCATTCGCTCCGCCAAGACCGCCGGCGCGACCGTCTGGGCGCTGCGCAGCTATCTTGGGGACGAAAGCCTGTCCGAGGCCGATCGCCTCTTCGACGCGCTGACTGACATCCTGCCCTTGGCCAAGGCCGCCGAATAACCCATGCAGGAATCGCCCGCCACCGACCCCGGCATCGAGGCGATCATCTTCCGGCGCAACGACGCGCGCGTGCCGGGCTTCTGGAACACCGCGGCCATCTCCTCGGTCGCGCTGCTGTTTGCGATCCTGTGCACGCTGATCGTGCATTTCGCCACCACGGCCCTGTTCGCCGACCACTTCTTCCACCCGCCGGACGACGCCATCGCACGCGGGTATTTCGCGCTCGTCGCCGTCCTCATCTTCTTTCCGATCGTCGCGGGCGTGTGCCTGAGCTTCCTGCGTCTTTGGACCGACGCGCCCTGGCGCGACGTTTTCGCCACCGGTCCCGCGCGCGAGCGCCGCGTGTGGCGATGGTTCTGGATTTTCGGCGCGTTTTACGCCGTCGTGGCCGTGGCGGCGACCGTGCTCGAGCGCAGCCCGCCGGACATCGAGGAAATTTTCGGAAACGTGGCGAGCTGGCCGCTCGTATTCCTGGGTGTCGTCGTGATCGCGCCGGTGTTTGAAGAGCTGTTTTTTCGAGGGTTCCTGTTTTCGGGCCTGGCCGAATCGCGGGTCGGAAACAAGGGCGCCGTCTTCGGCACCGCCTTGTTTTTTGCGCTGATGCACACGCAGTACGACTGGTTTTTCATGGCCGTGCTGTTTGGCGTCGGCCTGATCCTGGCGCTGGCGCGGCTGGATTCGGGCTCGGTGCGTGTCCCGATCGCGCTGCACGTGGCGATGAACGGCGCGGCGCTCGCGGTTTCGTATCTGAAGTGACGCCCCCGCCGGCGCACGCGGCTTTTTTTGATTTGCCGCCGCGGGGTGCGTTTTGAAGGA
Proteins encoded:
- a CDS encoding HAD family phosphatase is translated as MRIADEFVAVIFDVDGVLVDTMGFHVEAWVRAGEELGIEIDEHEIYEREGEPGLKTAKDIIKRAGLMSTRARAETLIAKKEENYKRLAAKPRLFPGAEPVVRALFDQGLLTAFVTGTSRHETESVLPTSLMSMFRASVCGDEVTHGKPNPEPYMKGMRILGVAPRETLVIENAPFGIRSAKTAGATVWALRSYLGDESLSEADRLFDALTDILPLAKAAE
- the rsmG gene encoding 16S rRNA (guanine(527)-N(7))-methyltransferase RsmG yields the protein MTKAQPPIEPAAVIAALDDARSRASFDAPAIDAARLAAFVAELFLWNARSNLIRVASAEELAIRHVLDSLIGAPLLPHGARVADIGAGGGFPGVILALAREDIRVVAIESVAKKAAFLNHVRRTLSIANFEVVSQRAESVDAQSFDAAVTRAAAPLGEIVPIAKRLVRAGGAAWFWTTPEDAAAFGGVEIALRYTLPGQTRERVIARVGC
- a CDS encoding tetratricopeptide repeat protein, encoding MKHHDRAFDIPNPRVFAAAFAAAFFALALFAAPAGAREFIGWKAEVEYKLATGDFPGAMTLLKAQEQSGETLDEDYYFLLGKASSATGKVEEAIKHLDKALSIDPKYAEALGHKAVVMLQLGKPKDAERIAGEAIATAPSGELYYARGAIYMALGRYDDAIRDLDSAIGYEPENSEYHIARGEVRLRIGRGEAAEKDYARAIELDSENAKAYLGRGGLALVRNDLASARIDLDHCVRLAPNFSSCYLRRGKMFQMRGETDRGLADYAKATELAPDSSEAWFERAMAELELGRANDAEKSARKIAAVEPGPRAQKVLGMVLSAQNREAEALLAFDEAIKHDDKDFETWYLRGAIHAMGKQWDKAIADFDRSIALEGRYLDAWVAKAGVYLAQDQNEKALDIYNGAIAKAPNSAQLYKLRADLYDAMGRYEDSLADLKRAKEIAAQKRESR
- a CDS encoding CPBP family intramembrane metalloprotease, whose product is MQESPATDPGIEAIIFRRNDARVPGFWNTAAISSVALLFAILCTLIVHFATTALFADHFFHPPDDAIARGYFALVAVLIFFPIVAGVCLSFLRLWTDAPWRDVFATGPARERRVWRWFWIFGAFYAVVAVAATVLERSPPDIEEIFGNVASWPLVFLGVVVIAPVFEELFFRGFLFSGLAESRVGNKGAVFGTALFFALMHTQYDWFFMAVLFGVGLILALARLDSGSVRVPIALHVAMNGAALAVSYLK
- a CDS encoding competence/damage-inducible protein A — translated: MTAEAAPRFHCEILATGEELISGRTVDTNSAHIAQRVASVGYLVRRITAVGDDQDDIVRALADALSRTPLVIVTGGLGPTDDDRTRFAAARVFEKPIVTSNPSLARLRAFWEARGREMPEINVRQAQFPEGAEVWQNPVGTADGFRCVGEAGEAVFLPGVPVEQERMTEMYVLPWLSSHNPSTHVASRMLRVFGAAESEIGAKLADWPTPESGVMLVYGANFPEIKLTLAARADTQDEAERRVAKARDHLRFVLGDKIYSEDGRDLAETVADFLTRTGKTVATAESCTGGMIAAALTDIPGSSAYFVAGFVTYANAAKIRALGVSAETLETHGAVSEQTACQMAEGARARAGADFAIAVTGIAGPGGGSSEKPVGTVHIALATPTETRAYVRKFPGRRDFIRKLATFWALDILRREVITHL